In the Gossypium arboreum isolate Shixiya-1 chromosome 10, ASM2569848v2, whole genome shotgun sequence genome, one interval contains:
- the LOC108451323 gene encoding ankyrin repeat-containing protein BDA1-like, translated as MDERMIEAAQTGDINLLYVLILNDPYVLERIDAVPFSHTPLHVAASAGHTEFMMEMVKLKPTFARKLNQGGFSPMHLALQNHRTQAVLRLLRFDEGLVRVKGREDFTPLHHVLQTGNVDLLIKLLAVCPEAIEDVTVRDETVFHLAVKNDMFEAFQVLVGWLIRSRHESAQRWENELLGWADIDGNTVLHIAAIRNKPRVDANFPNQVCY; from the coding sequence ATGGATGAGAGGATGATAGAGGCTGCCCAAACAGGAGATATTAACCTCTTGTATGTGTTGATTCTGAATGATCCATACGTTTTAGAGCGTATTGATGCTGTGCCTTTTTCTCATACTCCATTGCATGTAGCAGCCTCTGCTGGGCATACTGAGTTTATGATGGAGATGGTCAAATTAAAGCCAACGTTTGCAAGAAAGCTAAACCAAGGTGGGTTTAGCCCCATGCACTTGGCTCTGCAAAATCACAGAACTCAAGCAGTGCTTCGACTCCTCAGGTTTGATGAAGGCCTTGTTCGTGTCAAAGGGAGGGAGGACTTCACTCCTCTGCACCATGTGCTTCAAACTGGAAATGTCGATCTTTTGATCAAGTTACTTGCGGTTTGTCCTGAGGCTATTGAAGATGTGACTGTTCGAGATGAGACGGTATTCCATCTTGCTGTGAAAAACGACATGTTTGAAGCTTTCCAAGTCTTGGTAGGTTGGCTTATAAGAAGCCGCCATGAGTCTGCCCAACGTTGGGAGAATGAACTACTGGGTTGGGCAGACATTGACGGCAACACTGTGCTACACATTGCAGCTATCAGAAACAAACCTCGGGTAGATGCTAATTTTCCTAATCAAGTTTGTTATTGA
- the LOC108451324 gene encoding ankyrin repeat-containing protein BDA1-like, whose amino-acid sequence MNERMIEAAQTGDVNLLYELILNDPYVLERIDDVPFFHTPLHVAASARHIEFMMEMIKLKPTFARKLNQAGFSPMHLALQNHRTHAVLRLLRFDESLVRVKGREDLTPLHHVVQTENLNLLKKFLEVCPEAIEDMTVRDETIFHLAVKNDTFEAFQVLVGWLISSCHESAQWEKELLGQTLMATVLYTLQLLETDLEYMLFFVIKSVIDVHICMIKGLLIGIF is encoded by the coding sequence ATGAATGAGAGGATGATAGAGGCTGCCCAAACAGGAGATGTTAACCTCTTGTATGAGTTGATTCTGAATGATCCATATGTTTTAGAGCGTATTGATGATGTGCCATTTTTTCATACTCCATTGCATGTAGCTGCCTCTGCTAGGCATATTGAGTTTATGATGGAGATGATCAAATTAAAGCCAACGTTTGCAAGAAAGCTAAACCAAGCTGGGTTTAGCCCCATGCACTTGGCTCTGCAAAATCACAGAACTCATGCAGTGCTTCGGCTCCTCAGGTTTGATGAAAGTCTTGTCCGTGTCAAAGGTAGGGAGGACCTCACTCCTCTGCATCATGTGGTTCAAACTGAAAACTTGAATCTTTTGAAAAAATTTCTTGAGGTTTGTCCTGAGGCTATTGAAGATATGACTGTTCGAGATGAGACAATTTTCCATCTTGCTGTAAAAAACGATACGTTTGAAGCTTTCCAAGTCTTGGTGGGGTGGCTTATAAGCAGCTGCCATGAGTCTGCCCAATGGGAGAAAGAACTACTTGGGCAGACATTGATGGCAACCGTGCTTTACACATTGCAACTATTAGAAACAGACCTCGAGTATATGTTATTTTTTGTCATTAAGTCAGTTATTGATGTGCATATATGCATGATAAAAGGATTACTTATAGGAATATTCTAA